One genomic window of Channa argus isolate prfri chromosome 5, Channa argus male v1.0, whole genome shotgun sequence includes the following:
- the tmem183a gene encoding transmembrane protein 183A, translated as MPKKGNRKRLKFRAGDVCSESVTVADYADADPAVVKSGRVKKAVANAVEKEVKQLCGLEASQGAVEEVLSSAVSVNTDTLDSSDDLGPEEDGENEIKVVSKKKNKRRKESSESRDGVEYPVDIWLLLSSYIWPEDVCRFALICRNAWTVICTAAFWTRLYRRHYRIDVDLPFRLQPDSINMMHCLRARVIRSLFHLYEPFSLRVSKSPAMPESTPTSLLNSKCLLFWVKRLSGTRPEALWEFNFKFIKQQGHRKNGCAKCLCMPRQYEDVHTNPDSDCYILQVTTLNFIFIPVVMGMTLTLFTINVSTDMRHHRVRLIFQDSPLQRGKKRGDQGGTQVVLDPVHSVRLMDWWHPQYPYVPST; from the exons ATGCCCAAGAAAGGGAACCGAAAACGGCTGAAATTTAGGGCGGGGGACGTTTGTTCAGAATCAG TGACCGTTGCTGATTATGCTGATGCCGACCCAGCTGTAGTGAAGTCTGGAAGGGTAAAAAAGGCTGTAGCAAATGCAGTTGAAAAAGAAG TAAAACAACTCTGTGGCCTGGAGGCATCTCAGGGTGCTGTAGAGGAGGTTCTCTCGTCTGCAGTGAGTGTCAACACAGACACTTTGGACAGCAGTGATGACCTAGGGCCagaagaagatggagaaaatgaaattaaagtcgtttccaaaaagaaaaacaagaggagAAAGG AAAGCAGTGAGAGTAGAGATGGGGTGGAGTATCCAGTGGACATTTGGTTACTACTCTCCTCCTATATTTGGCCTGAAGATGTCTGCAGATTTGCTCTAATCTGTAGAAATGCCTGGACAGTCATTTGCACTGCCGCTTTTTGGACCAGGCTCTATAGAAG ACACTACAGGATTGATGTTGATTTGCCATTTCGTCTCCAGCCTGACTCTATCAACATGATGCACTGTTTACGGGCCCGTGTGATCCGCTCCCTTTTCCATTTGTATGAGCCATTCAGCTTACGTGTTTCAAAAAGTCCTGCCATGCCAGAATCTACACCTACAAGTTTGCTAAACTCTAAG TGTCTACTTTTCTGGGTCAAAAGGCTGTCAGGGACTCGACCAGAGGCATTGTGGGAGTTCAATTTCAAGTTTATAAAACAG CAGGGACACAGAAAAAATGGTTGTGCCAAGTGCTTGTGCATGCCCAGACAGTATGAAGATGTCCACACAAATCCTGATTCTGACTGCTATATACTTCAGGTCACCACTCTCAACTTCATCTTTATCCCTGTGGTCATGGGAATGACACTGACGCTG TTCACAATCAACGTCAGCACAGACATGCGCCACCACCGTGTTCGTTTGATATTCCAGGACTCACCGCTTCAGCGGGGGAAGAAAAGGGGGGATCAGGGTGGGACCCAGGTGGTGTTGGATCCTGTACACAGTGTGAGACTCATGGACTGGTGGCATCCACAGTACCCCTATGTACCCTCCACATAA